One Coffea eugenioides isolate CCC68of chromosome 2, Ceug_1.0, whole genome shotgun sequence genomic window, TTTTAGTGTTTTTGAATCCTTACTCATTTGTATTAATCCTACTATTGGGAATCTCTTATTagcatataaaaataaatgTACCCAGTATTCCTTTGGCTCAAAAGGTAATCTAGGTACCGTAAACTTGTCTCTACGGAACACTTCGAGTTGTATGATATGAACTATGAAATATAAATGGTATTTTCACAAGTCAAATGGTAACAAATAGGAAAGCTTGATCTCCATGGTTGGATAATTGGGACTTAAAAGTAGATTCTTTGTTGGTAAAAGGAAAACGAAGTAGGAGTTTCCGAAGCCGCGTGTTTCTCTGGTGATATCTGGCTGGCAGCTTATCAGCATGCTTTTCTAGATTGGGACAGCTTAGCACCGAAAACTAAACCCTGACTGGGTGGACAGATCATTGCGGCGCAAATTTTGATCCTGTAATTAAGGTTCAAGGATTCCAGCCAGGTTCCCTCAAACCATTAACTCCGATACAGCCAGATCGTCAATGAAATCCTAGGTATCAGAATAGGAAATTAACATCTTATTATTAATGCAGAAAGCGCAAGGTCCATGTTCTCTGAAGACGCCGCTCACCAAAACAAGTAGGGAATGGAAATAAACATAATGGTAGAtccttcattttccttttcataATGTACTAATCTCTGCCTGACAATCTTGGCGATAACCGTCCCCGAAAACAAAAGGATTTAATACTGGTAATTTCAACAAGAAATCAACAGGTAGCCCCCCATCACCTGATTGTTGAAAAGGTATTGACCAAATAGAATCAGCGGAGTTCAGACACAGATGCATTAATGCAGAAcataaaagggcaaaaaaatatatagtaCATATCCTAAATGAAACAAGAATCTCAGCTGACGTCTCAAATTGGCCAACAATAATCTCTTACATAGTTCTACTGCACCGTAGTGATTACATGGAGGAGGAAGAACAACATTGTGTCGGGCGAACAGAAGAACAATCAAATTGCAAAATCAGCTTGGAAGAGATGTATTCATTCAACCAATTCGAATAAGTTTACCAAAGAGCTAGGAGGCTCATATATACACGCCTTTGAGAATAAAAAGGGCCACTACAGCTCCTTAAATGAAATCCCTAAACCATTTCTTCTACATGTACAAACAAAGTATAAACAAGCCAATCCTATCTTCaatgaaagaattgaagaaaatgggCCTGCATGGATTTGTTTTGTCATGTACAAACTATCAAAAAATCTGACCCGCACGTCAGATTTTTCTCTCTGTCTTCTATCTATTTAGCTTAACCAAGTTACCAATTGTACAACAAGAAGAAGACCGTTCTGGATCTTCATAGATTATTCAACTCATATTTCTGCATCCATTGCCACAAATAGCTCTCTTCGTGGCCAATTCTCTTCGCCAGCAGAAGTAAATAAGGCCACCGAAATGTCAGCCAACTTCTTGCTGCTCAATCGAGCCCTCGGAATTCTCACTTGCCTTGGAGCTTGTTCGATTTCATTGAACTCATCCAGATTTTCCAAATCAATAGCATTTGGAAATCCAAGGGTCTTCCTGGGGGTACTATATGCAAAATGCCATTGCTTTGCAATCAAAGTCTGCATTTTTGTTTAAgaaatccaaatcaaaatcaACTAATGCTCAAGACAAGTTGAAGAAAGCactcaaattttaaattaattcaATTCATAGAGATATATAAAAGCTTACCGCTTCTCTTAGCGATTTGGACACAAAAAACAGCCTCTTCAAATCATCATGTTCAACACCACATAATATCCTAATCTGCAGGACAAAAACAAATCCCATCCTTGAGTAATAGCATTCAGCCCAAAAGGTAACCTTAAGATTAATTTCCAAATATGACCATCCAAAAAAGCCCTCATCTTTCACCAGTAAAGGAAAACTTAATTAGTGACCGTAAATGCAAATGCCCCTAAGAAAAGGGCAGAACATTCACTTCAACTCTtaagcaattaaaaaaaattactccataaaaccaaGCCAATAACTACATTTCAGCATAATTAAAGTACAAACTGCATATCCAAGTATGATTAACACAGAAAGCTTAAGAACAACGCTCAGTTAAAATCTCAACTCACCAGGACATCTTGAGGCAATGCTTCAAGAGTAGACTTGTCTGAAGTGAAAAATGAGGCCTCATAGCTGCAGCGTTTTTTGGTGGGAGTTCTATCAAAGCAATCAATTTCCATCACATCATTGGATGGTAAAGCAACCCTTTTCCGCCCAAATGAGGTGCTCCTGACCAACCCCATCCCAAACCCTCCATTTCCCCTCTGGGAATTGCAACCACATTTCTTCCCCAATGCCATCTTTGTCCTGTTCTGTCTCTTCAACAAAGTTCCGTGAAtccaagatctgatttttccaCCAAGCATACAAAATCAATCAGCACCCAAAAcaccaagaaaagaaaggaaaacccAATTTTCCGACTCGAACAAATTACCTATAAATAACACACAGACCCAGAATCTAAAATCGTTATGATAAAATctatgaaacagaaaactagaaaaataaGAGGCAGAGACAAGCGGTAGATAGATAGATACCTTGAGGCGAAACTTGACCTAAATACCTAAATTTTAGCGAGAGAGTAAATTGAGGTTGGCTGTAACTGCCGTTTGCTGAGAAGGAAACAAATAAAGCCACTTATAACCGTGTAAGTCAAGATATTTATACTTGTACGAAACTTAGGATTTTTCTAATCTTGTGTGCTGACACATCGGTACAATTTTTAAATTGCTTATAGATTAATACGTAGGAGGGAAAATGGATATGGTAAaagattttgattttatttgatttttcactagaaactacTGGAAATCTCGGATAAAAATATCTGTGGGCTGGGTCGGGTGCTTTTAGATAAATATCCAGGAGGGAAAATGGATGTGGTAAAAGATTTGAtttttcactagaaactacTGGAGATCTTGGAGCACCCTGGGATTGgcgggttaaaaaaaaaaaaaaaaagaaggaatgCAATGCATAGAGAATAGAGAGTCGAGAGGGAAAAAATAAGAACTAGCCGTTATGGAAAGAGACACGTGGCGGAGCAGGAGAGGTTGGAGGAAGTAACTTGGGTGGTTCCAGTGACGTGGCTGGAATGGTCGGTCTAAGTCGGCTGGTCGGGGTCGGTAGCTTATCTGACACGTTTATGGGTTCATGGACTGGGTCTTTTGGCTGGTTGATATTATGACCATACACGTGTAATCTAACTGTAATTTGACGGATGAGGAAGTCATACGTGGTTGAGCGAAGGATCGATGGTCAGGATTTGTTGGAGGATCACACGTGAGAGGGACGTGAGTAGAAGATCGGTGGCCAGTTGTATAGTGCTAGTTTGTAGTGGGAAGTAGGTGTCTTCCAATTCGGCGGCTGAAGAAGAGTGAAGAGTGAGTGGCTGCTGTAGCAGTATTTACACGGGGCTGTTTGGGTCAAAAGCAGGTCAACACGCCCTGCTTTAATCGTGGTTCTTTCAGATCGGTGGCCCTCTGGACTTTGGCGGGCAAGTGGGCAAATAATGGTAGTgtctttgtttgtttgtttttcttttttccctctcttgtAACTTGGAGTTAGGATAGGAGATTGTTTAGgataactttaaaaaaaatattataatggATCTATTTGGATAGAGTACtgtgttatttgaaataattattataatattttttgtgatgtgatatatgtgagataaaaaagtgattgaaaatatTTGTTAATATGATATAGATGAGATAAGAAACATAAtttaaaaatgtgtttatgatagaAGCAAATATATTTGTTAACTACTTAATATTCTTAATGGTCAATTCCTCTCATATTATTAATCCAATTATTAGGGCTAACAGAAAACCATGAGATTCACTGGCGGAATTTTGAGGAAGAAGGACACTAATAATGCTAAAGGttattttcccaaaaaaaaaaaaagaaagctaaaaattactccctccctttttttataactgacgtttaagaaatttgctctagtgtacttttatctgtcgttttattatccccatacagtattaattattttttcacaattttacccttttatctctcttttccaatacagggttcttaattactacttttggcctagtaaaacagcaccatttagtactctagtgagagaaaacaaaggtgaattggacaattaatgagggtacaaaaggaaagtagtgtacaaatttaagcaatgaaaaacttttcttaattggtgtgcaaaaccttaaacgtcagttataaaaaaaagggagggagtactATGTTGTATGAAGTGTAACTGCTGTTACTACCACTGATTTTGGGACCTCTTAGAGGCTCTTGATATGGTAAAATTAATGATAAACTCTTGACTAGCAATTGCCCTGTCCGAGATTGCTTTCTTCTAGCTTATGTGTTGCTTGATGTCCAATTTTGCGTTATGTAAGGTAACCCTAATGCATTGAGCGTTTTTCATTCAAATATAACCGATCTTTATTTTAGGAAATGACTTTTTAATCAAGAAACTAATCTAGCCAAGATTATAGCAACGGGGTGAGAGCTTAGGTCGGAAGGCTGGGAGGGCAGAATGAAGATGAGTAAGAAGaaagggagaaaaggaaaaattacttGTTCAACACATTTGTACTAATAAAATATCACATGCAAAGCACACGAGTAATCTACCTTTAACCTAGCTATGTAAACTTTCTGAATAATGGGAAATTACTCTACTATAGAAGAAAAGTGTGGAGAAGAGAGTTTAATTATTTCACtttaaaataggaaaaaaaaatcacttgaaCTTGAGTGTTTATACTTTATACTACGTGAGACAAAACTTGTACTTTTCATAAGAATTTCAGTAGAAGGTTAAAAGTTGATTTTTTCGCTAAGATTAATTTTCCACAGATTGTGGAAGGAATTCGTATCCAGGCGTTGTCTGCAAGCAAACTATATAGTATATGATTTTAAGTGATTATACTCTCCGTTCTTTACAAATTGGAGTAAAGAAATAGTCTGGCCAGACTAGATCGATATGCATACAGATTTTCTCACATTGTGTCATGTAATTAGTGTGCTGGCTCGTAAACAAAATATTATGTTATTCCTATTAATCGTGCTAGATATAAAGTACAAAGGTACCTTTTATGTGCAATATCACTTTAATTAATGGAAGTCTTCGGAAAACCATTCTATCAATTTATATCCAAATTGTCACATCATTCAATAATGAAGGCAGCCACGGATTTAAGGGGGGGCtggtgggggcttaagccccccccAAGCCGCCGGAAAAACCCCTACATCTAGTCTACCTTCCAAGCAATGCTGCTCTGCCAATTACACTGATGGCACGGGAGTACGAGGTTTTCACGGTTGTTCCTGTCAAGGAAACATCAAATGGTTCTCGATTCGCTCCTATAGGCCTCATCAGGATGTTCAATTCAGGTGGAGCGGTCAAAGAAGTGGGTTATGGAAAGAACATATGCGTCAAAGCACGGGGATGTGGTACTTTTGGAGCCTATTCATCAGTCAGACCCAAAAGAATCACAGATGACACAGAGGAAGTCCAGTTTCATTTTGAAGAAGCCTCTGGATTGGTAACCCTCGATCTCCCAGTCCCAGTCCCAGTCCCAGAGAGAGCGCTGTACCTCTGGACCATCAACATTGAACTCTAAACAATTAGTTACAGCATTGAAGGCCGCCGGGCCCCATTAATTTAGAATGGAGCCCCAGGCCAGCTTTGCTCTCTGTAAACCTCCTTCAAAAATCAGCGGATGGTTTTGGATTGGATAGGCTCTATATGTTGCGCAAACCCGTCAGAAGAATCTTTTGCTGCACACTCCTAGATTTTTAACCATTTCGCCTTATGAACGAGACAAAAAAGATATCCTTCTCTGTTACGATCTTCTAACGCAAAAACTTATGTCCCGGGGCACGACCCGGATCTTAGCAGAAGCAGCAGGAATCAATTTGGGCATGATGGGACTTAGCTTCGTAGCAACTTTTGACTTTGCTTCTTGTAGCTTTTCCATTGGGTTTGTGCAATATACATATTATTATTGATCCACCAGCTTCACTTGCAGGCCCAAATATTTTCTAGTTGAATTCTTGGACTTGATGGTAACGTGCTAAAAATAAAATCTGAAggaacaaatgaacaagcaattGTTTGTGGCGACGGTTGAATGAGTAGTACTTTTCTTGATCCATTGTAATACAACACGCAAGTTGAATGACTGTCTGGTTGTATACATCGAGAAGGATATTTTTGCAACAATTGAAAATGAGCAAATATTGCAGCGTTTTCAACGGATGAAGACTCGCAGAATGCAATTGCCTCCTCTTCGTTATTCGAGTGCAACAACTACCAATACTTCAAGTGTTaatcaataacaaatttttgggtatgtataattatatgtttttattatttttataattattgattctaaattttacttattaaatatatttatttcgtcacaaaaaaatttttttaatacacttcagcccccccaaaaataaatttctggctCCGTCCCTGAATGAAGGGTTTTACGTTTTGAATTATTGCACCTCATACAATTCAACGTTCAAAttaaaactctttttttttttaatcttaaaTATATGATAAACATAAGTGATTGTAGCATCTTTAACACAATGTCTACCTACTTTACTTTCGTAAATTTAAGCATACCTGTGGGAATGTGTCTTTCTGCACTAGTCTACATATAAAGACAGATCTCCTTGGCATATGTCTTTTTAACCTATcatatttttaagtttttaacaGCGAACAATGTTCTAAGTATATTCGGGCGGCGCGCGCACGAAGTTTGAGCAAGTATTACTTTAATTACCATTGTTGCGTCATATGCTTAGAGGCCCTAGATATGGTACAATGATAATCTTTTGACCAATAATCATCCTATCCCTGTTAGGTTTCTCCTACCATATATGTTGCTTGATGTCCAATGCTGCCTCATGCATGGTAAACATAACGTATTAAGCGTAGTTCATTCCAAGATGACCTATCTTGGGATGTGTTTCGAGGAATGATAACTTCTCAATCAAGGAACAAACCTAACTAGCTTTACAGTAATGGGCAAGAGCTTGGCATTAGA contains:
- the LOC113762073 gene encoding F-box protein At1g61340-like isoform X2, whose translation is MALGKKCGCNSQRGNGGFGMGLVRSTSFGRKRVALPSNDVMEIDCFDRTPTKKRCSYEASFFTSDKSTLEALPQDVLIRILCGVEHDDLKRLFFVSKSLREATLIAKQWHFAYSTPRKTLGFPNAIDLENLDEFNEIEQAPRQVRIPRARLSSKKLADISVALFTSAGEENWPRRELFVAMDAEI
- the LOC113762073 gene encoding F-box protein At1g61340-like isoform X1 — encoded protein: MLGGKIRSWIHGTLLKRQNRTKMALGKKCGCNSQRGNGGFGMGLVRSTSFGRKRVALPSNDVMEIDCFDRTPTKKRCSYEASFFTSDKSTLEALPQDVLIRILCGVEHDDLKRLFFVSKSLREATLIAKQWHFAYSTPRKTLGFPNAIDLENLDEFNEIEQAPRQVRIPRARLSSKKLADISVALFTSAGEENWPRRELFVAMDAEI